Sequence from the Pyrobaculum neutrophilum V24Sta genome:
TTAACATATCTACGGCGAGGCGCATCGTGACGAGACTCGTCCAGCTCGCCGGGATGTGCCACAACAACACGGTTGTGAAGTTTGTGCCTAGAAACATGACCGGAATGACACTCCTTATACCCCCCACGCCGCCTGTGGCCTACGCGGCGGCGGTGGCCGCCGGTGTGGTCGTAACCGCCTCCGCGCTGTTTATACTAAGGCGCATGAGGGGCAGAACCCGCTAATTTTTCCCTCCTACTCTACCACCTGTCTCTACGGCGGGTTCTTCGGGGGCTCGCCTAACGACCTGGAGAAGGCCGCGCTTCGCCGCTTCCACTTGCAGGGTGTCCAGCGGCTTTATCCAGTGGTGGCGTGCCCCCACTGCGGCAGCCGCAGGTCGGCGGCAGGATGTGGCGTCTCGGCCGCAACGCGGGCGGCACCTGTAGGCGGTTTTTCGGCCCATGCTTTTTTCGAAGTTTTCAAACCTGCCGCGGGCTGGGCCTGAACGATGTCGGACCGGCGGGGCTGTAGACGGAATGCGCCGTAGTTACGCCACTCCCGTGGCAGGCCCCCGGGTGGGGCCGCAGTGTGTGCCGTATGGAGCGCACCTGCGGATGCGTTGGTTTCTGGAGTTATCGTGGTGGTGTGGTGACCGCGCCTTTGTCCGCCTGTTGGACCAGTGCGGCGTATTTGGCGAGGAGTCCTCCGGAGTATTTGGGGGGCGGCGGCGTCCAGTTTTTCCTTCTCCTCTCCAGCTCCTCCTGGGGGATCTGTAGGGTTATGCGGCCTGTCTCGCCGTCTATGGCTATTTTGTCTCCGTTTTCTACTAGGGCTATGGGGCCTCCCACGGCCGCCTCGGGGGCGACGTGTCCCACCATTATGCCGCGGGTGGCTCCTGAGAAGCGGCCGTCTGTCACCAGGGCTACCGCCTCGCCGAGGCCAGCGCCGACGATGGCGGCGGTGACTTTAAGCATCTCTGGCATGCCTGGGGCGCCCTTCGGCCCCTCGTATCTTATCACCACGACGTCTCCGGGCTTTATCTCGCCGGCGGCCACCGCCTTGAAGGCCTCGGCCTCTCCGTTGTATACCTTGGCCGTCCCCTCGAACTTCAGCTTGTCGGCGGCGCCTATCTTCATCACGGCGCCGTCTGGGGCTAGGTTGCCTCTGAGGATTCTGATGCCGGAGTAGGGCTTGTAGGGCTTCTCCACGCTGTAGAGGATGCCGTCTTCGGGCACGGCGGGGGGTTGCCACCTCTCCAGGAGCTTGCCTATGGTCTCGCCCTCGACTGTGAGGGCCTCCGGCCTGAGGAAGCCGGCTTTGTAGAGCTTCTTGAGTATCCTCGGCACGCCGCCTATTCTGTCGAGGTCCTGCATGGCGTAGGGCCCCGCCGGCCGTAGGGCGGCTATGACGGGTACCCTCCTGCTTATCTCGTCGAAGTCGTCTAGGGTGAACTTCACCCCCGCCTCATGGGCTATGGCCAGGAGGTGGAGTATCGCGTTGGTGGAGCCCGCCGTGGCAAACAGCGTCACCGCGGCGTTGTAGATGGCGTCGTATGTGACCACCCTGCGGGGGGTTACGCCGAGTTCGGCGGCTTTTAAAACGGCGCGTCCGGAAGCCACGGCGTAGGCCCTGCGTCTGGCCGAGGTGGCGGGGGGCGACGCAGAGCCGAGGAGGGCTAGGCCGAGGGCCTCCGAAAGCATCGCCATGGTGTTGGCCGTGAAGAGGCCTTGACACGTGCCGTAGGTGGGGAAGGAGAGCTCCTCTATCCTCTTGAGCTCCTCCAGCGTGATCTTCCCCGCCAGGTAGGACCCCACTGCCTCGAAGGTGTCCTCTATGGTGAGCTCCCGCTCGCCGAGCCACCCAGCCTCCGCCGTGCCGCCGTAGAGGTAGACGGCGGGGAGGTCCAGCCTAACCATGGCCATCATTATGCCCGGCTGCGTCTTGTCGCATCCGCCTATGCCCACCCAAGCGTCTACTCCGTGGGCGTTGAACTGCGCCTCTATGGTGTCCGCGATTAGGTCCCTGCTAATTAGGGAGTACCTCATCCCCGGGGTTCCCATGTTTATGCCGTCGTTTACGACGATGGTAGGCGCCGTCAGCCCAACGCCGCCGGCCTCCTTAACTCCCTCCTTCACGTACCTGGCCAGATCGAGGGTGTGGTAGTTGCAGGGCCCCAGCTCCGACCACGCGGCGAGGACCCCCACCAGGGGCTTGGCGAAGTCCTCCTCCGTGAAGCCGACGGCCCTTAGGTAGGACCTGTGCGAGGCGTTGTCTACGCCGTCGTACCAGGCGGAGGAACGCACCTTGATCTTTACCATGTATATAGGACCGCCCGGCTTTATATAGTCAACGGCCCTCTGGCGTAGCTATGTAGATGTTGTGCCGGTTCTCCAAGACCCGCACCTTTATCCTCCGCCCCACGAGCTCGTCTGATGCGCCTCTTCCCAACGCCACTGTGAAGACCCTGTCCCACACGGCGGAGCCCCTCCTCGCCACGGGCACGCCGAGCATCTCCCCCCTGAATATCCCCCTGGCGACTAGCTCCACGGCCACCGACTCGCCGACTTTATACGGCGTTGGCAGAGGAGGGGCCTTGTGTATGTTGTACTCCCCGGGGCGCGGCGTCAGCGGAACCCCCAGCTCCCTCTCAAGGCCTTTTAGCCTCCTCCAGAACTCGCCCCACGTCATCGGCCTGGCCTTGACCCGCCGCCCCCTCTTGTGCGGGATGTACTTCTGTATCAAAACGGGGGTGTGGACGCCTTTGCCCACGCCCTTCTCCACGGCCCACCTCACAATCTTGGGCATCTCGCCGTCGTTTAGCCCCGGCACCCACACCGGGCTCACCACGACGTTGATCCCGGCGCCGAGGGCCGCCTCTACTAGGCGTAGCACCTTCTCCACGTCGTACCACTCAGCCCCCGCCAACCTCTTGGCTAGGGCGCGGTCCAGCGCGTCGATGCTGACGTTTATCCTGTCTAGCCCAGCCTTGGCCAGCTCCTCCAGCTTGCGCTCGTCCAACATGTAGAGCCGCGTCTGCATAGACACAAGCGCCACCCCCTTTATCGACTTGGCGCCCTCGATAAGCTCGGCCAGATGGGGGTAGTTTCCGGGGTCGCCCATCCCGTCCACGTGCACCTCTACGTCGTCTACCCCCTTATACCTGACCACCTCCTCCAGCGCGGCTAGAAGCGCCTCGACCTCCACCTCGTACTCAGCCCACCTCGCCCTAGAGGCGGGGCCTGCGTTGACGGAGCAGAAGACGCAGGAGAGGGCGCAGACGCTGGTGGGCCTCACCTCTAGCACGTTGGTCCCCCGGTCCACAACGCCGAAGGCCAGCGCCCCAACCTGCGGCACCTCTGCCCCAACTCTGTAGAGGGGGCGGCCGCCCACCGCCTCTCCAGATCCCCGCGTTTATATCCTTTACTACAACTTCTCAACATTGTCTCATGGAGGAGATGTAAAAATGTAGATGACGACAATATTTAAAAATCTGGTCGATGTGCTACATATGGTTGTGTTTAGAGTGGTGCGGGTGGATCTATCTACGCAGAAGATAACGGAGGAGGTGTATAAGGAGGACTTGGTGAGGAGGTTCCTGGGCGGGAGAGGCCTAGCCTCCTACCTCGCCCTGAAGGAGATCCCGAGGGGCATCGACCCCTACTCGCCCAGCAATAAACTGTACATATTCGCCGGGCCTCTAAGCGGTTTGGCCACGCTGGCGACCAGCAGAATTACGGTAGTCACGAAGTCCCCCCTGACGGGGTCCCTCACCCACACCAACGCCGGCGGGAACTTCGCCTACATGCTGAGGAAGGCCGGCTACGAGGGCATCATCGTGGAGGGCAAAGCGGAGGAGCCGGTCTACATCCTAATCAAGGAGGGGGAGGTGAGCATAAGGCCGGCTAAACACATCTGGGGGAAGTGGACCGGCGCGGCCACCAAGGCTCTTCTGGAGGACGCGGGGTTTGAAGGCGATGAGCGCAAGGCGGGCGTCGCCACCATAGGGCCCGCCGGGGAGAACCTATCCCGTATAGCTGGCATTAGGTTCAGCGACTACGAGCGCTTCGCCGGCAGAGGCGGGGCGGGAGCCGTGATGGGGTCTAAGAGGCTTAAGGGGATTGTCGTGTGGGGCACCCGCGACCTCTACTCGCTGGTGGTCGACAGGAGGAGGTGGATAGAGGAGTCTGGGAAGCTGGCGCAGAGGCTGGCCAACGCCGGCACCTCTAAGGCGTTGCACACATACGGCACGAACCTCCTGATGAACATCATAAACGCAGTGGGGGGCCTCCCCACGCGGAACTTCGAGACTGGCTACTTCGAGGAGGCCGAGAAGATCTCTGGGGAGCACATAAAGCAGAACTACGTCGCTGAGGTGCACGGCTGCGCCCAGTGCCCCATAGCGTGTACCCAGATGGTGGAGGTGAAGTCGGGCCCGTATAAGTTCATTGGTAAGGCCAAGTACGAGTACGAGAGCACCTGGTCACTCGGCGCCAACCTCGGCAACGGCAACCCCGAGGCCGTTCTGAAGCTTATCAAGCTGGCGAACGAGCTCGGTTTCGACACGATCTCCCTCGGCAACACGCTGGCGACGGCCATAGAGCTCGCGAAGAAGGGGAAGTTGAATATCCCGCTTGAGTGGGGAGACCCAGCTCCGCTTATAGACCTCGTCTACAAGATGGCGTATAGGGACGGAATAGGCGACGACTTGGCCGAGGGCGACTACAGACTCGCCATGAAATACGGCGAGCCTGAGGCCTTCGTGGGATCTAGGGGACAGGGCTTCCCGGCCTACGACCCGAGGGCTCTGAAGGGCTTCGCGTTGTCGTACGTCACCGCAAACCGCGGAGGCGACCACCTCGAGGCCTACAGCCCCACCTGGGAGGTGCTCGGCGTGCCGGAGAAGGTGGACCCGCTCTGCGAGTCGCCCGAGTGTATAAAGAAGCAGGTGAAGCTGGTGGTGTATGCGCAACACCTAATGGCTCTGTCCGACTCGGTGACCTTCTGCAAGTTCGACACGCTGGATAAGGACGGCCTATTCGAGAGAGACCTAGCGCACCTCTTCAACGTGGGCTTCGGCTGGGATGTAACGCCGGAGGAGCTACTCACAATCGGCGAGCGTATATTCAACGTGGAGAGGCTGTTCCACGTCAAGGAGGGCAGGTGGGTGAAGGACGAGCTTCCGCCTCGGCTTAGGAAGGAGATCCCCACGGGGCCTGCCAAGGGCCACAGCGCGGTGAAGATGTTCGAGGAGGGGATCAAGGAGTACTACGCCGCGAGGGGCTGGGTTGACGGCAAGCCGACGTACGAGACCTTGAGGAGGCTGGGCCTGGAGGAGTTCCAGCACCTCCTGTAAATCCCCCTTTTTTAACATATATTAACCTGCCCCACCTCTGTGGGGGTGTACGCCGTATTCTACAGACCCGACCTTAAGCCTCTTGCGGAGGATTTCATGAGACGCTACGGCGCTGTGGAGCTGGACTGCCGGGGGAGCTACAGCCACGTGTTCATCCTGGGCGGCGACGGGACGTTGCTTGAGGCTCTGAGGAGACACCCCTGTCTCTTAGACGCCGTGGTTGTCCACATGGGGCTGGGGAGGGTGAACTTCTACCGTAGCTCTGACGCCCCGCTTTCGATAGAGGAGGCGGTGGGGAGGGTCGAGAGGGGGGACTACGGTGTGCTGGAGTTCTCAACGCTCGTGTATGGCGACTGCACCGCGTTAAACGAGTTCTCTATATACAGGAGGGAGATGGGGAGGCTCCTCAGCTTTAGGCTAGAGAGCGACGGGGGGGAGCTGGAGGGTAGAGCAGACGGGGTGATAGTCTCCACGCCGCACGGCGCCTCGGGATACGTCGTCTCCACCTTCGGGCCTGTGGTGGACTTCCGGGCGGAGGTCGTGGTGATATCGTTCATAGCCCCCTTCACCCTCTACCTCAGGCCGCTTGTTCTCTCCGCCGGGAGGGTGCTGGTGGAGACCTCGGAAGACGCGGTCCTCGTCTGTGACGGCAGAGAGAGCAGGCCAGGCCGGAGGTTCGAAATCAGGAGGGGAGATCGGAGGCTTAGGCTTGCGGTGTTTGGCGAGTTCCGCTTCCTAAACAGGGTTCTAGAGCGGCTCAGGAGCATATGAGCTGCTACGTGCTGGACGCCTCCGCCTTCATACACGGCAGAGATATGAGGATCTTCTCGGGGGCGTTGTATACAACTAGGGAGGCGGCTGAGGAGCTGAGGGACCCCAGGGCCCAGGCCGCCCTTGAAATACTGCGGGTGGAGGTCGCGGAGGTGGACGAGCGGAGGGTGAAGGAGCTGTTGAAGAGGTTCGCCGGGCTGTCGCGCGCCGACGCGTCCCTCCTCGCGCTGGCGCTCGAGAGAGGCTGCGTGTTGGTCACAGACGACGGCAGGCTGGCGGCGGCGGCTAGGGCCTTGGGGGTGAGGGTCGAGGGGGTCTTCTACAGGAGGGAGAGGAGGTAGGATCCCCCGGCGGCGGCGACGGGTATCGTTAGGTTGTCCTCGTGGCTGAGGGCGTCCGCGGCTACGACCATGGCCGTCACCGCCAACGCGTGGAGCAACGGCATGCCCACCGCAACCAGGGCGGCCGTGTTGGCGAGGTAGCCAAGGAGGGTGCCCCAGGTGGTGAGTTTGCCGAAGATCCTCCTCCCGCCGAAGATGGTGCCGGCCACGGCGCTTACGGCGTCGTAAACCGCCATGCTCACCACGGCGGCTGGAAGATGCCGAGGGCCGAAGGCGGCTGTGGCTATTAGGAAGCCGAGGGAGCCCATGAGTATGCCCAGGTAGCCGTGTCTCCTCTCGTAGTCCCGCTCGGCCATGGATATCAACAGCTCCAGCTGCCTCAAGGCGTTTTGGTACTGGGTCTTTAGCTCTGGCTTGTCCAGGGGGAGAAGAGCCTCAAGCCTCGCGAAGAGCTCCTCCAGAGTCTTGAAGAAGTTCTGACGTAGCTCCTCCCAGGCGTAGGGCTCCTTTATCTGTAGCGAATACAGTACGCCGCTTGCCAGCGCGAGAAGCGCGATGTAGGGCTCCGGAGGTATCTGGACAAAAAGCGGAACCGCCACGAGCGCGACGAAGACCACGTGGAAGAGCTTCCTCGCGAGAAGCGCCTTAAGCTCCTGTATCTTGGACATACGGCCGCCCCCACGGCGCTATTTAAAAGCTTCGCCGGGACAAACCCCAACGGTTATCTTCACCGGAGCCCCCCCTCTGAGAGCCGCGACAAGCGCTCTGTCTAGCCCCGAGGCGGCTTTGTCAATCCCCACGGCAACTGTCGAGTCGTCCACGTAGAAGCTCCTCCTAGCCACGATACGCCACCTGGAGGTTGGTCTCCGACGCGGCGTCAGACCAACGACGGCGTCCCACGCGACCCCCGCGTCTATGATGATCACCACCGTCCCCACCGCCGCCAGAGCCTCAACGACGTCTAGCTCACCAGCCGCCTTCTCGGAGCAACACGCCACTATGCAGTCCCCGCGCCTTGTCACAAAGGGGTCTTTCGTAATCTCCAACGTCCTAGTGTTAGACGCCGTGATGTTGCCGTGGCCCCTAGCCGTGAAGACGTCACGAGGCGCCTCCCCCCTCAGAACTCTCTCAAGACACACATCCACAGCCCACACCCCACACGTCTTTTTAACGGAAAACCGGCGCCGGTAGCCTCCGCCCGCACCACAGATCTAATGGGGGGAGGCGTTGGCGGTGTGATCTCTTGCGTATGTACGGTGCTGACGTTAAAATACTTCTGTTTCTCGGGTCCTATGGATGTTGAGGAGAGGCTGTCTCTCGTCCTTAGGTACCCCACGGAGGAGGTGATAACGGTAGAGGAGCTTAGGGAGCTTTTCCAAGCTGGGTATAGGCTGAATCACTACATAGGGTTTGAGATAAGCGGCTTTATCCACATAGGGACAGGCATCGTCAGCATGTCTAAGGTTGTGGATCTGCAGAGGGCGGGCGTGAGGACACAGATCTTTCTCGCGGATATACACTCCTGGCTCAACAACAAGCTGGGTGGGGATCTGGAGGTGATTAGGAGGGTTGCGGTGACGTACTACGTGGAGACTTTTAAGAGGATCATTGAGTCGCTGGGGGGCGACCCAGACGCGACCAGGTTCATACTTGGGTCCGACCTGTACCACCACAACGACGAGTACTGGCTTCTACTCATGGACATAACCCGCCACCTCACCCTGTCTCAGGTGAGGCACAGCTTGACTATCCTGGGCCGTAAGATGGGCGAGTCGATACCCCTCGCCTACCTCGTCTACCCGCCTCTCCAGGTAGCCGACGTGTTCGCCCTGGAGGCCCATATACCACACGGCGGGATCGACCAGAGGAGGGCCCACGTCTTGGCTAGAGATGTGGCGGACAAGGTCAGGTTCTACCCTCTGA
This genomic interval carries:
- the ilvD gene encoding dihydroxy-acid dehydratase; translation: MVKIKVRSSAWYDGVDNASHRSYLRAVGFTEEDFAKPLVGVLAAWSELGPCNYHTLDLARYVKEGVKEAGGVGLTAPTIVVNDGINMGTPGMRYSLISRDLIADTIEAQFNAHGVDAWVGIGGCDKTQPGIMMAMVRLDLPAVYLYGGTAEAGWLGERELTIEDTFEAVGSYLAGKITLEELKRIEELSFPTYGTCQGLFTANTMAMLSEALGLALLGSASPPATSARRRAYAVASGRAVLKAAELGVTPRRVVTYDAIYNAAVTLFATAGSTNAILHLLAIAHEAGVKFTLDDFDEISRRVPVIAALRPAGPYAMQDLDRIGGVPRILKKLYKAGFLRPEALTVEGETIGKLLERWQPPAVPEDGILYSVEKPYKPYSGIRILRGNLAPDGAVMKIGAADKLKFEGTAKVYNGEAEAFKAVAAGEIKPGDVVVIRYEGPKGAPGMPEMLKVTAAIVGAGLGEAVALVTDGRFSGATRGIMVGHVAPEAAVGGPIALVENGDKIAIDGETGRITLQIPQEELERRRKNWTPPPPKYSGGLLAKYAALVQQADKGAVTTPPR
- a CDS encoding NAD(+)/NADH kinase; translated protein: MYAVFYRPDLKPLAEDFMRRYGAVELDCRGSYSHVFILGGDGTLLEALRRHPCLLDAVVVHMGLGRVNFYRSSDAPLSIEEAVGRVERGDYGVLEFSTLVYGDCTALNEFSIYRREMGRLLSFRLESDGGELEGRADGVIVSTPHGASGYVVSTFGPVVDFRAEVVVISFIAPFTLYLRPLVLSAGRVLVETSEDAVLVCDGRESRPGRRFEIRRGDRRLRLAVFGEFRFLNRVLERLRSI
- a CDS encoding DUF371 domain-containing protein; translated protein: MDVCLERVLRGEAPRDVFTARGHGNITASNTRTLEITKDPFVTRRGDCIVACCSEKAAGELDVVEALAAVGTVVIIIDAGVAWDAVVGLTPRRRPTSRWRIVARRSFYVDDSTVAVGIDKAASGLDRALVAALRGGAPVKITVGVCPGEAFK
- a CDS encoding PIN domain-containing protein, giving the protein MSCYVLDASAFIHGRDMRIFSGALYTTREAAEELRDPRAQAALEILRVEVAEVDERRVKELLKRFAGLSRADASLLALALERGCVLVTDDGRLAAAARALGVRVEGVFYRRERR
- a CDS encoding aldehyde ferredoxin oxidoreductase family protein, with amino-acid sequence MVVFRVVRVDLSTQKITEEVYKEDLVRRFLGGRGLASYLALKEIPRGIDPYSPSNKLYIFAGPLSGLATLATSRITVVTKSPLTGSLTHTNAGGNFAYMLRKAGYEGIIVEGKAEEPVYILIKEGEVSIRPAKHIWGKWTGAATKALLEDAGFEGDERKAGVATIGPAGENLSRIAGIRFSDYERFAGRGGAGAVMGSKRLKGIVVWGTRDLYSLVVDRRRWIEESGKLAQRLANAGTSKALHTYGTNLLMNIINAVGGLPTRNFETGYFEEAEKISGEHIKQNYVAEVHGCAQCPIACTQMVEVKSGPYKFIGKAKYEYESTWSLGANLGNGNPEAVLKLIKLANELGFDTISLGNTLATAIELAKKGKLNIPLEWGDPAPLIDLVYKMAYRDGIGDDLAEGDYRLAMKYGEPEAFVGSRGQGFPAYDPRALKGFALSYVTANRGGDHLEAYSPTWEVLGVPEKVDPLCESPECIKKQVKLVVYAQHLMALSDSVTFCKFDTLDKDGLFERDLAHLFNVGFGWDVTPEELLTIGERIFNVERLFHVKEGRWVKDELPPRLRKEIPTGPAKGHSAVKMFEEGIKEYYAARGWVDGKPTYETLRRLGLEEFQHLL
- a CDS encoding radical SAM protein produces the protein MGGRPLYRVGAEVPQVGALAFGVVDRGTNVLEVRPTSVCALSCVFCSVNAGPASRARWAEYEVEVEALLAALEEVVRYKGVDDVEVHVDGMGDPGNYPHLAELIEGAKSIKGVALVSMQTRLYMLDERKLEELAKAGLDRINVSIDALDRALAKRLAGAEWYDVEKVLRLVEAALGAGINVVVSPVWVPGLNDGEMPKIVRWAVEKGVGKGVHTPVLIQKYIPHKRGRRVKARPMTWGEFWRRLKGLERELGVPLTPRPGEYNIHKAPPLPTPYKVGESVAVELVARGIFRGEMLGVPVARRGSAVWDRVFTVALGRGASDELVGRRIKVRVLENRHNIYIATPEGR
- a CDS encoding tyrosine--tRNA ligase produces the protein MDVEERLSLVLRYPTEEVITVEELRELFQAGYRLNHYIGFEISGFIHIGTGIVSMSKVVDLQRAGVRTQIFLADIHSWLNNKLGGDLEVIRRVAVTYYVETFKRIIESLGGDPDATRFILGSDLYHHNDEYWLLLMDITRHLTLSQVRHSLTILGRKMGESIPLAYLVYPPLQVADVFALEAHIPHGGIDQRRAHVLARDVADKVRFYPLKVDGKRVKPVALHHKLLPALNITSKPTSREELSELKMSKSVPQSAIFVHDSPEEIRQKIARAYCPPRDTEYNPVLELLRISAFREERRAPLVIKRPEKYGGDLEVWRYEELESLYREGKIHPADLKAAAAEALVAALEPVYKYFQGPGAKLLDEMKSIAITR
- a CDS encoding phosphatidate cytidylyltransferase, whose protein sequence is MSKIQELKALLARKLFHVVFVALVAVPLFVQIPPEPYIALLALASGVLYSLQIKEPYAWEELRQNFFKTLEELFARLEALLPLDKPELKTQYQNALRQLELLISMAERDYERRHGYLGILMGSLGFLIATAAFGPRHLPAAVVSMAVYDAVSAVAGTIFGGRRIFGKLTTWGTLLGYLANTAALVAVGMPLLHALAVTAMVVAADALSHEDNLTIPVAAAGGSYLLSLL